In Chitinivibrionales bacterium, the following proteins share a genomic window:
- a CDS encoding pantoate--beta-alanine ligase, with the protein MKIITDPREMQKVCISFNDKKRKIGFVPTMGALHEGHLSLLHKAREFSDISVISIYVNPAQFGPNEDLAKYPRPFDKDCEIAEKEGCDIIFAPKSEDMYPENYHTKVSVEDITTRLCGASRPGHFDGVTTIVLKLFTIVRPDIAVFGQKDAQQVVVIKRMVDDLNVPVAIEVGPVVREPDGLAMSSRNSYLTENERREVPLIFSALQQVEKEYERGERSAAKLRKGIESAYRAAHSFKTEYIEIVDTITITPLDQIETTALVAVACRTTESNTRLIDNVVLGGTL; encoded by the coding sequence ATGAAGATAATTACCGATCCCCGGGAAATGCAGAAAGTATGTATTTCCTTTAACGATAAAAAGAGAAAAATCGGTTTCGTTCCTACCATGGGAGCGTTGCATGAAGGTCATTTGTCATTGTTGCACAAGGCCCGTGAATTCTCCGATATCAGTGTGATAAGCATTTATGTCAACCCCGCACAGTTCGGTCCTAACGAAGATCTTGCAAAGTATCCCCGACCTTTTGATAAAGATTGTGAAATTGCTGAAAAAGAGGGATGTGATATCATTTTTGCTCCCAAAAGCGAAGACATGTATCCGGAAAACTATCATACGAAGGTTTCGGTTGAGGATATTACAACCCGCCTGTGCGGTGCAAGCCGTCCGGGGCATTTTGACGGTGTTACTACTATTGTCTTAAAACTGTTTACTATCGTGCGCCCCGATATCGCCGTATTTGGCCAGAAGGATGCCCAGCAGGTGGTGGTTATCAAACGGATGGTTGACGATCTTAATGTCCCGGTTGCAATCGAAGTCGGTCCTGTAGTCCGTGAGCCTGACGGTCTGGCAATGAGTTCCCGGAACAGCTATCTGACGGAAAATGAACGCAGGGAAGTCCCGCTTATTTTTTCGGCATTGCAGCAGGTTGAAAAAGAATACGAGCGGGGAGAGCGCTCAGCCGCAAAGCTCAGGAAAGGGATAGAATCCGCGTACAGGGCTGCACACTCTTTCAAAACCGAATACATCGAAATTGTCGACACGATCACAATAACACCCCTGGACCAGATCGAAACAACCGCCCTTGTCGCGGTTGCCTGCCGCACAACCGAATCC